Proteins encoded together in one Miscanthus floridulus cultivar M001 chromosome 16, ASM1932011v1, whole genome shotgun sequence window:
- the LOC136510853 gene encoding uncharacterized protein: protein MRLTGTKLFMSSAFHPQTDGQTEAANRVIVIYLRCFTGDHPRQWLRWLPWAEYTYNTAFQSSLRETPFRVVYSRDPPTIRSYEPGETRVAAVAQEMEDRAAFLDDVRYRLEQAQAVQKRVYDQHHRPVAYQGARLHDVFHVGVLKKFVGTPPATPPALPPTHNGAVVLAPDKITAARLARGVRQVLVQWKDEPAASASWEDFDDFRARFPAFQLEDELVFDGGRDVMCGRTYARRTRARDVRRAAERATAERAARAQEGQTSG, encoded by the exons ATGCGCCTCACCGGCACCAAGCTCTTCATGTCGTCGGCATTTCATCCGCAAACGGATGGCCAGACGGAGGCCGCCAACCGGGTGATCGTCATATACCTCCGCTGCTTCACCGGCGACCATCCTCGGCAGTGGCTCCGTTGGCTCCCGTGGGCCGAGTACACCTACAACACTGCCTTCCAATCGTCACTCCGGGAGACACCGTTCCGCGTGGTCTATAGCCGTGACCCGCCGACCATCCGCTCGTATGAGCCCGGCGAGACACGCGTGGCTGCTGTTGCCCAGGAGATGGAGGACCGCGCAGCCTTCCTCGACGACGTCCGCTATCGCCTCGAACAGGCACAGGCGGTCCAGAAGCGTGTCTACGACCAGCATCATCGCCCGGTGGCGTACCAA GGGGCCCGCCTCCATGATGTGTTCCACGTTGGGGTGCTCAAGAAGTTCGTCGGCACGCCCCCAGCCACGCCCCCGGCACTGCCACCAACCCACAACGGCGCCGTGGTGCTGGCGCCTGACAAGATCACCGCTGCCCGGCTGGCACGCGGAGTGCGACAGGTGCTGGTCCAGTGGAAAGACGAGCCGGCGGCATCTGCGAGCTGGGAGGACTTCGACGACTTCCGTGCTCGCTTTCCTGcttttcagctcgaggacgagctggtcTTCGACggcgggagagatgtcatgtgcggTCGCACATACGCCAGGCGCACGAGAGCCCGCGACGTGCGCCGGGCGGCCGAGCGAGCAACGGCCGAGCGAGCAGCCAGGGCGCAGGAAGGGCAGACGAGTGGCTAG